A window of the bacterium genome harbors these coding sequences:
- a CDS encoding plastocyanin/azurin family copper-binding protein, whose translation MKKAVIALCVLFAATTLAVRAAVIKVGGIETPSPTFVPDSVQISAGDTLQWYQINGDHTATSGTGSGDPDAGNDYNGAFGTGQPIFQHQFNAPGTYQNFCIPHELFGMTGKVVVTPTVAAHVRATDILAFDPDSVPVLTGQTVEFYWSGNDAHTLTSGTGSGDPNAGNLINSPLDASVPAIQLTFNSPGVYPFFCTPHEFANMRTTVYVSTPCNCPCKFDPQCDGIISNVQDVVITVNVAFRGAAPTVDAGCPNERTDVDANGVTSVTDVVKVVNVAFRGQTAAANYVDPCL comes from the coding sequence ATGAAGAAAGCCGTGATTGCGCTCTGCGTCTTGTTCGCCGCCACCACCCTGGCCGTGCGCGCCGCGGTCATCAAAGTTGGCGGTATCGAAACCCCCAGCCCCACCTTCGTGCCCGATTCCGTGCAGATTTCCGCCGGCGACACCTTGCAGTGGTACCAGATCAATGGCGACCACACCGCCACCTCCGGGACCGGCTCCGGCGATCCCGACGCCGGCAACGACTACAACGGCGCGTTTGGCACAGGCCAGCCCATCTTCCAGCACCAGTTCAACGCCCCCGGCACCTACCAGAACTTCTGCATCCCGCATGAACTGTTCGGCATGACCGGCAAGGTCGTGGTCACGCCCACCGTGGCCGCGCATGTCCGCGCCACCGACATCCTGGCTTTTGACCCTGATTCTGTGCCGGTGCTCACCGGGCAGACGGTCGAGTTCTACTGGAGCGGGAACGATGCCCACACGCTGACTTCGGGCACCGGTTCGGGCGATCCGAACGCCGGCAATCTGATCAACTCTCCGCTGGATGCCAGCGTCCCGGCCATACAACTGACCTTTAACTCCCCTGGTGTCTATCCGTTTTTCTGTACGCCCCACGAATTCGCCAACATGCGCACCACCGTCTATGTGTCCACTCCCTGCAATTGCCCCTGCAAGTTTGATCCGCAGTGTGACGGTATTATTTCCAACGTTCAGGATGTCGTGATCACGGTCAACGTCGCCTTTCGCGGCGCGGCGCCGACCGTGGACGCCGGCTGTCCCAATGAGCGCACCGATGTCGACGCCAATGGCGTCACCAGCGTCACCGACGTGGTCAAGGTGGTCAATGTCGCCTTCCGCGGCCAGACCGCCGCGGCCAATTACGTCGACCCCTGCCTGTAA